In Capillimicrobium parvum, a genomic segment contains:
- a CDS encoding glycosyltransferase family 2 protein, which yields MTEAVSVVIPTRDRMHIVVDTVRLTLDQRHVEVEVIVVDDGSRDATAEALEALGDPRVTVLRNASSRGVARARNRGIERAAHPWIAFLDDDDRWSPDKLRVQLERARAEDADFVYTAGLAVAAGDGRVLYASPAFTPEEMRRSIRSRNLVFAGSSNVLARTELLRRLGGFDESLHHIADWDMWIRLTEAGRPAACPEPLVAYVVHETNMHRTAIDSAGREGRILRAKHAHSSLPGRFDAIVFRGWIADGQAHSGRPGRAALTFAVTALRHRSRSDVRHAVGSALRAAGLRRAPNAVEFDGRAPDWLSIRP from the coding sequence ATGACTGAGGCCGTATCGGTCGTGATCCCGACGCGCGACCGGATGCACATCGTGGTGGACACAGTGCGCCTCACGCTCGATCAGCGGCACGTCGAAGTGGAGGTCATCGTCGTCGACGATGGTTCGCGCGATGCCACGGCGGAGGCGCTCGAGGCGCTCGGCGACCCACGCGTCACCGTGCTGCGCAACGCGTCCAGCCGCGGCGTGGCACGTGCCCGCAACCGCGGGATCGAGCGAGCAGCGCATCCCTGGATCGCATTCCTCGACGACGACGACCGCTGGAGCCCGGACAAGCTCCGCGTGCAGCTCGAGCGCGCTCGGGCGGAGGATGCCGACTTCGTCTACACCGCCGGGCTGGCGGTCGCAGCGGGCGACGGCCGGGTGCTCTACGCGTCCCCGGCATTCACGCCCGAGGAGATGCGACGCAGCATCCGCAGCCGCAACCTCGTCTTCGCGGGCTCGTCGAACGTGCTCGCACGCACCGAGCTCCTGCGGCGGCTCGGTGGCTTCGACGAGTCGCTGCACCACATCGCGGACTGGGACATGTGGATTCGCCTGACCGAGGCGGGGCGACCGGCGGCGTGCCCGGAGCCGCTGGTGGCGTACGTCGTGCACGAGACGAACATGCACCGGACCGCGATCGACAGCGCGGGGCGGGAGGGCCGGATCCTGCGCGCCAAGCACGCGCACAGCAGCCTCCCGGGCCGGTTCGATGCCATCGTCTTCCGCGGATGGATCGCCGACGGACAGGCCCATTCGGGCCGGCCCGGGCGTGCCGCCCTCACGTTCGCCGTCACGGCCCTGCGCCACCGCAGCCGGTCCGATGTGCGGCACGCGGTGGGCTCGGCGCTGCGCGCCGCCGGCCTGCGCCGCGCGCCGAACGCCGTCGAGTTCGACGGCCGCGCGCCGGACTGGCTATCGATCCGCCCATAG
- a CDS encoding class I SAM-dependent methyltransferase → MSRGGPLRAARRTRRHPRPWQFDYLHLRRLLDDLRPALARIAEPGGVVLDVFCGSRPYDDLVAPGVRIVGLDVDDRFGVADIVTAEFLPCPDGGYDGVACIEAFHYVTDPAHGVRELKRVVKPGGRVVVAVPVVWEYDRAIVEHRYTSGSLRQLFDGWDDVVVVENGGRAVAWTLLTGTLLHACEEELGRRLPRSAVRATFALAYAGLNVVGAALDAIEQRRRNPHHVLAPNIMLTARRPADD, encoded by the coding sequence ATGAGCCGCGGCGGGCCCCTGCGAGCCGCCCGCCGAACGCGTCGGCATCCGCGGCCGTGGCAGTTCGACTACCTGCATCTGCGGCGGCTGCTCGACGACCTGCGGCCCGCGCTGGCGCGGATCGCGGAGCCGGGCGGCGTCGTCCTCGACGTGTTCTGCGGCAGCCGTCCGTACGACGACCTCGTCGCGCCCGGCGTGCGTATCGTCGGACTGGACGTCGACGACCGCTTCGGCGTGGCCGACATCGTCACGGCCGAGTTCCTGCCCTGCCCCGACGGCGGCTACGACGGCGTCGCGTGCATCGAGGCCTTCCACTACGTCACCGATCCGGCGCATGGTGTCCGAGAGCTCAAGCGCGTCGTCAAGCCCGGCGGGCGGGTGGTCGTCGCGGTGCCGGTGGTCTGGGAGTACGACCGCGCCATCGTCGAGCACCGGTACACGTCGGGCTCGCTGCGGCAGCTGTTCGACGGCTGGGACGACGTCGTCGTCGTCGAGAACGGCGGTCGTGCCGTCGCCTGGACGCTGCTCACCGGCACGCTTCTGCACGCGTGCGAAGAAGAGCTCGGCCGTCGTCTCCCCCGCTCGGCGGTGCGGGCCACGTTCGCGCTCGCCTACGCCGGCCTGAACGTCGTGGGCGCGGCGCTCGACGCCATCGAGCAACGCCGCCGGAATCCGCACCACGTGCTCGCGCCCAACATCATGCTCACCGCCAGGCGGCCGGCCGATGACTGA
- a CDS encoding glycosyltransferase family 2 protein gives MGHHLPISLVIPTVGRTELLRDCLSSVAGGTALPAEVVLVDQSRGDALAPLIADLPSLPIRRVASGARNIAVAYNVGIQAAREAIVAVTHDDCTVAADWLEVALRTVASRTDLLATGRVLPEGDADLVPSCKTSEEPREYCGELEVSLLFPANFVAHRSELLAIGGFDEAFARAAEDGDLCFRWLGSGRTLRYEPGMTVWHRDWRSRDELLALNVRYAFDQGRMYGKHLWRRDWAIAPFVARDAREAVRLMRAQLLRRPVAMSDWRRGLARGLPAGVVVGLAQQAQRSMRRVTCP, from the coding sequence GTGGGCCACCACCTGCCCATCAGCCTGGTCATCCCGACGGTCGGACGGACCGAGCTGCTGCGGGACTGCCTGAGCTCGGTCGCCGGCGGCACCGCGCTCCCTGCCGAGGTCGTGCTGGTCGACCAGAGCCGCGGCGACGCCCTGGCACCGCTGATCGCCGACCTGCCGTCGCTGCCCATCCGGCGGGTCGCGAGCGGTGCGCGCAACATCGCCGTCGCGTACAACGTCGGCATCCAAGCCGCGCGGGAGGCGATCGTCGCCGTCACCCACGACGATTGCACGGTCGCGGCGGACTGGCTGGAGGTCGCCCTGCGGACCGTCGCATCGCGCACCGACCTGCTCGCCACCGGCCGTGTGCTGCCCGAGGGCGACGCCGACCTCGTCCCGTCCTGCAAGACGAGCGAGGAGCCGCGGGAGTACTGCGGCGAGCTCGAGGTGTCGCTCCTGTTCCCGGCCAACTTCGTCGCCCATCGCTCCGAGCTGTTGGCGATCGGCGGGTTCGACGAGGCGTTCGCGCGGGCGGCCGAGGACGGGGACCTGTGCTTTCGCTGGCTGGGATCGGGGCGGACGCTGCGCTACGAGCCGGGGATGACGGTGTGGCACCGCGACTGGCGATCGCGTGACGAGCTCCTCGCGCTCAACGTCCGATACGCGTTCGACCAGGGGCGGATGTACGGCAAGCACCTCTGGCGGCGCGATTGGGCGATCGCCCCGTTCGTCGCCCGAGACGCCCGGGAGGCGGTACGGCTGATGCGCGCCCAGCTGCTGCGGCGACCGGTCGCCATGAGCGACTGGCGCCGCGGGCTCGCCCGCGGCCTGCCCGCGGGCGTCGTCGTCGGCTTGGCGCAGCAGGCGCAGCGCTCGATGCGGCGGGTGACGTGCCCATGA